From the genome of Leptotrichia sp. HSP-342:
TAAGAGTCGGTTGCTCTGACCAGTTGAGCTACAGTCCCATAAAAATCAAATTATAAAAATAACTCTATTCAACAATTCTTAATTATAATATCACATTTTTTTCAATTTGTCAATTTAATAATTTCTTTTTTATACATTTTTTGTATAGATGTCAAATATTTATTACAAAAATATATAAAAAAATATGTCTTTCACCTTTTTTATATTTAGTAGGCTATCTGTTTCATTCCTACCATCTGCTAATTTCAAAAAAGAGTTATCCCAATCAAGAAACAACTCTACATTTAATTTATTTACTTTCACAAGCTATACCATCTTTATCCCTGTCTAAATGTTTTGCATATCCTGGCTCGCCTTTTTTTATGTTTTTGTAACCTTTTGCACGTGCTTCCTTACAATTCTTGAAATGCAACGTTTCTGAAAATGTATTTGCACTAACAAATACCAATGTCAAAATCAAAAAAATTTTTTTCATTTTGGTTTCCTCCATTTTTTTATATTTGTAAACCAAAATTAACCCTATAAATAAAATCTATTTTTTTCAGTTTTTGATATTGGGGTGGTCTGTATCAACCTTTAAAAGGCATAGGACAAACTATATGTTTTAGTCCCCTTCGATATTGGGGTGGTCTATATCATATTATCCCAAAAAAGATACTTAATATAACAATAAATGCTGCCATTTTTCAACTCCTTTAAATTTTTAATATATTATACCTCATTTGAAAGAAATTTCAAAGAAAAAAGAATCATTAGGCTCTATTTTGCTTTAGTATTTGTCTTTTTTGTATTTGTTTTAGATTTTTCTTTTTGCTTTTTTACTCGTTCTTCATACAAACTTTGGAAATTT
Proteins encoded in this window:
- a CDS encoding excalibur calcium-binding domain-containing protein, which produces MKKIFLILTLVFVSANTFSETLHFKNCKEARAKGYKNIKKGEPGYAKHLDRDKDGIACESK